One region of bacterium genomic DNA includes:
- a CDS encoding deoxynucleoside kinase, with the protein MKGLIGIAGNIGAGKTTLTDWLARRLSWDPHYESVADNPFLQDFYGDMPRWAFHLQIYFLQSRYADHLRLCDGERGAIQDRTIWEDVEIFARNLYQMGHITEREWLTYYRLFHNMCQFLRKPDLLIYLRASVDTLVARIQQRGRSYEQGISPEYLQRLNLLYEDWIGRIRDIPVIVVEADHLEIYSDRAKMRQLLDSVESELARRQLTLALGHLHPPVEALR; encoded by the coding sequence ATGAAAGGACTGATCGGCATCGCCGGCAACATCGGCGCGGGCAAGACGACTCTGACGGACTGGCTGGCCCGGCGACTCAGCTGGGATCCCCACTACGAGAGCGTGGCCGACAACCCCTTCTTGCAGGACTTCTACGGCGACATGCCGCGCTGGGCCTTCCACCTGCAGATCTACTTTCTCCAGTCCCGCTATGCCGACCACCTACGCCTCTGCGACGGTGAGCGGGGTGCCATCCAGGATCGCACGATCTGGGAGGATGTGGAAATTTTCGCCCGCAACCTGTACCAGATGGGGCACATCACCGAGCGGGAATGGCTGACCTACTACCGCCTCTTCCACAACATGTGCCAATTCCTGCGCAAGCCGGACCTGCTCATCTACCTGCGCGCCTCGGTGGACACGCTGGTGGCGCGCATCCAGCAGCGGGGACGCAGCTACGAGCAAGGCATCTCGCCCGAATACCTGCAGCGCCTGAATCTGCTTTACGAGGATTGGATCGGCCGCATCCGCGACATCCCCGTGATCGTGGTCGAGGCGGACCATCTGGAGATCTACAGCGACCGCGCCAAGATGCGCCAGTTGCTGGACTCGGTCGAGAGCGAACTGGCCCGCCGTCAACTGACCCTGGCCCTCGGCCACCTGCATCCACCCGTCGAAGCCCTCCGCTGA
- a CDS encoding S8 family serine peptidase has protein sequence MKRAITLSFLASLVGGAHALAAGPCHPGQVIVRLAEETTPAQAALQLDGAGLTLGPVLCPRLDIFLLVLDGSLAVPPTLEGLRTHPALRWAQADHWLEDRLTPDDPEFPLQWNLQQGSDADIDAPEAWDLGTGGTDPLGRPIVVAVVDGGMDLTHPDLAPNAWINSGEIAGNGLDDDGNGFIDDVHGWDAYNNDGSLPFNGHGTHVSGIVGARGDNANQVCGVNWEVGLMTVAGSSSLTSVVVVAYNYVLEQKAQWLESGGAIGANVVASNSSFGVNFANCELGDYPLWNDLYNEMGAVGILSAAATMNTNANVDLQGDVPTSCSSPWLITVTNTTAADLRNTGSAYGATTIDLGAPGTQVRSTYLNGTTTPLTGTSMSSPHVAGAVAFLHAVMSDSLAALVVADPGGAALVIKDLILTTVDPLPSLDGITVSGGRLNLHRAALAAASWPPPPRPVVGIALLPDRRIRLTWDELIGATAYHVEKRESWPDAWQRVDTVPGLSWTSPPVGINARACFRVLAELP, from the coding sequence ATGAAGAGGGCCATCACCCTGTCGTTCCTGGCCAGCCTGGTCGGCGGCGCCCATGCCCTGGCTGCTGGACCCTGCCATCCGGGCCAGGTGATCGTTCGGCTGGCGGAGGAGACGACCCCCGCCCAGGCCGCGCTTCAGCTGGACGGCGCCGGGCTGACCCTGGGTCCTGTGCTGTGTCCCCGTCTGGACATCTTCCTGCTTGTCCTGGATGGATCCCTCGCCGTGCCCCCGACCCTGGAAGGACTGCGCACACATCCAGCCCTGCGCTGGGCACAGGCGGACCACTGGCTGGAGGACCGCCTGACGCCGGACGACCCGGAGTTTCCCCTCCAGTGGAACCTGCAGCAGGGGAGCGATGCCGACATCGACGCCCCGGAGGCCTGGGATCTTGGTACCGGTGGAACGGACCCGCTGGGTCGACCTATTGTGGTCGCCGTGGTGGACGGAGGGATGGATCTCACCCATCCGGACCTGGCCCCCAACGCCTGGATCAACAGCGGCGAGATCGCGGGCAACGGGCTGGACGACGACGGCAACGGCTTCATCGACGACGTGCACGGCTGGGACGCCTACAACAATGACGGATCCCTTCCCTTCAACGGCCACGGCACGCATGTCTCGGGCATCGTGGGCGCCCGCGGCGACAACGCCAACCAGGTGTGCGGCGTGAACTGGGAGGTGGGCCTCATGACGGTGGCGGGCAGCAGTTCCCTGACCAGCGTCGTGGTCGTGGCCTACAACTACGTCCTGGAGCAGAAGGCCCAGTGGCTGGAGAGCGGGGGAGCGATCGGGGCCAACGTGGTGGCCAGCAATTCAAGCTTCGGCGTGAACTTCGCCAATTGCGAGCTGGGCGACTATCCGCTCTGGAACGACCTTTACAACGAGATGGGCGCGGTGGGCATCCTCTCCGCCGCCGCCACCATGAACACCAACGCCAACGTGGATCTGCAAGGGGACGTGCCCACCAGCTGCTCCTCGCCCTGGCTCATCACCGTCACCAACACGACCGCGGCCGACCTGCGCAACACGGGTTCGGCCTATGGCGCCACCACCATCGATCTGGGGGCGCCAGGCACGCAGGTGCGCTCAACCTACCTGAACGGCACCACCACCCCCCTGACCGGCACCTCCATGTCGTCACCCCACGTGGCCGGGGCTGTCGCCTTCCTGCACGCCGTCATGTCCGACAGCTTGGCCGCCCTGGTGGTGGCCGATCCGGGCGGCGCCGCGCTGGTGATCAAGGATCTGATCCTGACCACCGTCGATCCGCTTCCCTCGCTGGACGGCATCACCGTCTCGGGCGGCCGCCTCAACCTGCACCGGGCGGCCCTGGCCGCGGCCTCGTGGCCGCCCCCGCCCAGACCGGTGGTGGGCATCGCCCTGCTGCCCGACCGCCGCATCCGCCTCACGTGGGACGAGCTCATCGGAGCAACAGCCTACCATGTGGAAAAGCGGGAATCCTGGCCGGACGCCTGGCAGCGGGTGGACACAGTGCCCGGCCTGTCATGGACAAGCCCCCCCGTCGGCATCAATGCCCGGGCGTGCTTCAGGGTCCTGGCCGAGCTGCCTTGA